The stretch of DNA GGATAGATGTAGCCATCTCTAAAGTATCCAGAAAGACGGCTCTTCCCTTTGACGATATGGAAGGACCCATTAGATAAAAAAGAcgatacttttttttaaagggagcaTGGGAGGCATCTATTTCTTCCTTCAgaccaagtgtgtgtgtgtgtgtgtgtgtgtgtgtgtgtgtatatatatatatatatatatatatatatctatatatctctagctTCTACATGTACGGCTCGATCTTAGTCTGGCTCTCTGAATTAGAAAATCAGTAAAAAAATGTCCCAGGGAAGAGATTTTAAGATCCTTGccaacgtttaaaaaaaaaaagcctggtgGATGTCTCAGCTGATTCTGTCAGACTGGCGGCCAGATCCGCCGCTTTGTCAAATTCTGCACAGAGAACACTTTGACTAAAGAATTGGGTTGgagatttcccatcaaaaaaacatACTATCTGGTGTCTCCTGTGAAGGAAAGTATCTTTTTGGGCCAACACTGGATGGCTTGTTAGATAAGGCTGCGTATAAAAAGAGAACATTTCCAGGGTTTCAGAGTTCGTTCTCCTCTAAAAATAGGTTTAACCGTTCCTTTCGCCCCTTTAGAAGTAATCAAGAAATCTAGTGAAGATCGGTTTCGGAACCAAAGGAGAGGTAACAATTActttttcaatcagttgtttgGAGACAAAAAGAAACAGGATCAGCAATGACGCCAGAAGTCAGGTGGGGgggagaggaaaaaaaatatttctggtcGGGTCCCAGATTTCTTTAAGTTCATGGATACTAGATGCCATTCTGAACGGGTTAAAATTAGAATTCCGTCTGGCCCCTCCAGTAAGTTTCTTAATTACAAAAGATCAGGCCTCGACTCTAGGAAATGCTGCCATGGAAAGCGAGATACTAAAACTAGTCAATAAATCCGTTTTAGTCCCAGTAGCAAAGGCTGAAGAAGGCGAGGGGTTTTGCTCTCCCCTGTTTCTAGTGAAAAAAAACAGATGGTTCTTCCAGGACAATAATAAACTTAGAGATTAAATCAGGACTTTaatctccgctcaaaaatcatattctgagcggacaccgaactgacccaattatagtctatggggtctttaggctccgttacgctcagttaggtctcagttatctgcagaatccgtcctttccgttctcctgctcctcaacggagccggagaaccgaaaggagaaatggtgatgtgaaGGGAGCCTAAGGGAGAAAGATTTTCTTTTCATaccatacctggacgattttctgATTGTAGGAAGAACGGAAGATGCCTGCAAAGTAGCAGTAACTGCGGTATCAGAAATTCTGAACAAATTGGGATGGATTTTAAATCTGGAAAAATCAAGACCACATCCCACTAGAAGACAGTCCTTTCTGGGATTGATATTAGATTAATCTTGCCAGAGTTGTTTTTTACCTCAGGAAAAAGTAATTCTTATCCAGGAAAAACTGGGGTAAGGAATGTCTATCCTGGGATCCCTCACATCATGTATTCCAGCAGTACGATGGGCGCTACTCCACTCATGGGGTCTACAGTGGGAGATTCTGTCTTGCTGGGAGAAAAACGACTCCCTAGATGCGAAAATAAGAATATTGAACTATTCCAGAGCTTAGAGGGaaaataaaattcagggagtcccATGGATGCTGGAAGACTTGATTTGTCTAACTACGGACACGGCCCTCTGGGTGGGGTGCTCACATTCAGGAGATAACCCTTCAGGGTCATTGGGGGGATATCCAAAAAAGGGGGTCCTCCAACCTAAAAGGGCTAACTGCTGTAAGTCTAGCGATGAGTTCTGTTCCAAGAATAAgaggaaaaaaatctcagaattatGACTGACAGTCTCGTACCTGAACAAACAGGGGGGCACAAGGTGCAAAATACTAATGCAGGAAGCCCAGAGAATCCTCTTACTAGCAGAAAGTGTGTGCATCGATATCTGCAGTACATATCAGGGGCATGGAAAACGGACAAGCAGACTTTCTCAGCAGTCATTTTCTCTCTCATGGACTCTAGACCAATCAATTTTCAAGAAAATAACTGCCCTCTAGGGACAAACAGACATAGACCTGTTTGCTACCTACCAAAACAAGAAAGTTCCGAAATTCTTCGCCCTAGATCCAACAGGATCCCCTTGTGGGATAGATGCCTTCCTACAGAATAAGAAATTTCCCATGGCCTATGCCTTTCCTCCTCTTCCCTTGATTCCTTGTGTACTATGGAAAATCAGGGAAGATGGAGCGAGGGTTATCCTCCTTGCTCAGTTTTGGCCGAGAAGGTCTTGGTTCACGTGGCTCCAGATCATGTCTATCTCGGATCCGTGGGTTCTTCCAGATAGTAGTCTGTTGAGCCAGGGTCCAGTTTTTTATCCAGGCATAAAAAATCTCCACCTAACTGCCTGGAACTTGAAAGGTACTTGCAAGGGAGGAAAGGATTCTCTGATGCCTTGATCTCTACTCTACTACTAAGAGTAGGAAAAAGGTAACAGCCATCTGTGCTAGAGTATGGCAGAGATTTTTGGATTTTTCTCATATCCAAATTAATGACCTCCCCTCTTATGCTCCCATTCATCGAATTAGAGTTCCTTCAGAAGGGACTAGATTTGGGACTAGCGCGTAGTACCTTTTTTAAAAGGACGCGTGTCGGCCCTATTTAATCAAGGGTGCCCGTGGGTATCAAGGTTCTTTAAAGCAGTAGCCAGACCTACTCTGGCAACTTCAGCTAGACCCCCTCCTTGGGATTTAAACATAGTTTTAAAGGCCCTAACTCAACCTCCATTTGAACCTCTGGAGATTCAGACCATTTCCATCAATCCTCCTTAGGCCAAGTCTacacgactagagttgagcgaacacctggatgttcgggttcgagaagttcggctgaacttcccggaaatgttcgggatctgaacccgacccgaacttcgtcccaaacccgaaccccattgaagtcaatggggacctgaacttttcggcactaaaaaggctgtaaaacagcccaggaaagacctagagggctgcaaaaggcagcaacatgtaggtaaatcccctgcaaacaaatgtggataggggaatgaattaaaataaaaataaaaaaaataaaaattaaccaatataaattggagagaggtcccatagcagagaatcaggcttcacgtcagcagagaatcagtctcttcatgccatagcagagaatctggcttcacgtcacccaccactgtaacagtctattgtcatatatttaggccccggcacccaggcagaggagagaggtcccataacagagaatctggcttcatgtcagcagagaatcaggcttcacgtcacccaccactggaacaggccactgtcagatatttttaggccccggcacccagacagaggagaggttcattcaactttgggttgccccgcaatataatggtaaaatgaaaataaaaataggattgaatgaggaagtgccctggagtacaataatatattgttaaggggaggtagttaatgtctaatctgcacaagggatggacaggtcctgtgggatccatgcctggttcatttttatgaatgtcagcttgtccacattggctgtagacaggcggctgcgtttgtctgtaatgacgccccctgccgtgctgaatacatgttcagacaaaacgctggccgccgggcaggccagcacctccaaggcataaaaggctagctctggggcTTTTTATTATTCGGCGGGCTTGTTGGGTTTTAGCGTGTCCTGTCGCCACCATGCCGCTCACTCCTGTGCCTTCATCTCCCGCAAAACGGCCAAAGGAAGAAGGTAGCGAGAGGTGCACTCCGGTACTGCGCTTCGCCAGGTTGTCCGAGCATGCTGCCACTCCTACCAGAGGCTCGGCCCGGGCTGCCGGCTGTGACCTGTACAGCGCCTACGATTACGTGATTGGTCCTCAAGATAAAGCTATCGTGAAAACTAACTGACATTCAGATCGCGGTCCCCAGTGGATGCTATGGGAGAGTCGCTCCACGATCTGGTTTGGCAGCTAAAAACTTCATTGATGTTGGAGCGGGTGTCATTGATGAAGACTACAGAGGAAACGTTGGTGTTGTATTATTTAATTTTGGAAAGGAGCCTTTTGCTGTTAAAAATGGCGACAGAGTAGCTCAGCTGATATGTGAACGAATATTCTACCCTGATCTCGAGGAAGTTAAAGTCCTAGATGATACAGTGCGAGGTGCTGGCGGTTTTGGATCAACTGGTCAGAATTAATATTTGGACAGATATTATTTGTCAATGAGTACTGTGACTGCAAACACAACCTGTGCGTTATTTCACTTGGTCAGTCTCCCCTTCAACGTCTTCAACATTATTTTTCCAAATGTGCCGTCAGAAGCAAAAGTGTTAACAAAACAGTCTAAGTATTTATAAACCATGGCAACCGTCttggaggctttttttttttttttctctctgttcaTTGCTAAAGTGTTCTGTACTTTTAAGCTTCAGAAGCACAAACTTTGTGTCCATAGAAAACAGTGTGTAAGGCTGAGCACAGCACCTTGAATTCCTGTACTTACCTTTTGTCGTCagaaataataaagtattttcaattttgaaaaaaaaaaaaaaggctagctctggccacgtggacaatttggagacccagaagttgaatggggccgaaccatcagtcagtacgtggaggggtgtgcacaggtactgttccaccatgttattgaaatgttgcctcctgctaacacgttctttatcaggtggtggtgcagttagctgtggcgtggtgacaaaacttttccacatctctgccatgctaaccctgccctcagaggagctggccgtgacactgctgcgttggcgacctcttgctcctcctctgccttgggcttccacttgttcccctgtgacatttgggaatgctcagtagcgcgtctaccaacgtgcgcttgtactcgcgcatcttactatcacgctccagtgcatgaagtaaggtgggcacattgtctttgtaccgtggatccagcagggtggcaacccagtagtccgcacacgttaaaatgtgggcaactctgctgtcgttgcgcaggcactgcagcatgtagtcgctcatgtgtgccaggctgcccagaggtaaggacaagctgtcctctgtgggaggcgtatcgtcatcatcctgcgtttccccccagccacgcaccagtgatgggcccgagctgcgttgggtgccagcccgctgtgaacctgcttcatcctcatcctcctccacctcatcctcgtcctccagtagtgggccctgtctggccacatttgtacctggcctctgctgttgcaaaaaacctccctctgagtcacttcgaagagactggcctgaaagtgctaaaaatgacccctcttcctcctgggccacctcctcttccatcatcgccctaagtgttttctcaaggagacatagaagtggtattgtaacgctgataacggcgtcatcgccactggccatgttggtggagtactcgaaacagggcacacatgtctcgcatggaggcccagtcattggtggtgaagtggtgctgttccgcagtgcgactgacccgtgcgtgctgcagctgaaactccactatggcctgctgctgctcgcacagtctgtcacaggctgactggatgagcaggtggaagaagagaaggaggaagctgagtaggaggaggaggagacaggaggcaaagaatgttgccctgcgatccttggcggcggaaggacgtgcgccaaatagctctccgcctggggcccagccgccactacatttacccagtgtgcagttagggagatatagcgtccctggccgtgcttactggtccacgtatctgtggttaggtagaccttgccacagatggcgttgcgcagggcacacttgattttatcggatacttggttgtgcagggaaggcacggctctcttggagaagtagtgccggctgggaacaacatactgtgggacagcaagcgacatgagctgtttgaagctgtctgtgtccaccagcctaaatgacagcatttcataggccagtagtttagaaatgctggcattcagggccagggatcgagggtggctaggtgggaatttacgctttctctcaaatgtttgtgagatggagagctgaacgctgccgtgtaacatggttgagatgcttggtgacgcaggtggtggtgttggtggtacatcccatgtttgctgggcggcaggtgccaacgttcctccagaggcggaggaagaggccgaggcggcggcagcagcaggagaggctgaggcggcagcagcagaagaggtagcagggggagcctgagtgagttccttgtttttaaggtgtttactccactgcagttcatgctttgcatgcaggtgcctggtcatgcaggttgtgctaaggttcagaacgttaatgcctcgtttcaggctcggatggcacagcgtgcaaaccactcgggtcttgtcgtcagcacattgtttgaagaagtgccatgccagggaactccttgaagctgcctttggggtgctcggtcccagatggcggcggtcagtagcaggcggagtctcttggcggcgggtgttctgcttttgcccactgctccctctttgtcttttgctacactgttggctcggtctcaccactgcctcttcctccgaactgtgaaagtcagtggcacgaccttcattccatgtggggtctag from Bufo bufo chromosome 7, aBufBuf1.1, whole genome shotgun sequence encodes:
- the LOC121009011 gene encoding LOW QUALITY PROTEIN: deoxyuridine 5'-triphosphate nucleotidohydrolase, mitochondrial-like (The sequence of the model RefSeq protein was modified relative to this genomic sequence to represent the inferred CDS: deleted 1 base in 1 codon), with product MPLTPVPSSPAKRPKEEGSERCTPVLRFARLSEHAATPTRGSARAAGCDLYSAYDYVIGPQDKAIVKLTDIQIAVPSGCYGRVAPRSGLAAKNFIDVGAGVIDEDYRGNVGVVLFNFGKEPFAVKNGDRVAQLICERIFYPDLEEVKVLDDTVRGAGGFGSTGQN